The Deinococcus sp. YIM 134068 genome has a segment encoding these proteins:
- a CDS encoding AAA family ATPase gives MKDRRAYHWLILGGTGSGKTFTARQIVRQYVRKPDFVVIVNSSSQLAEFARRRVVVDMSALDRDWTPRELAATIRQHGAVHFEVSPGADPKRLQAWMDALGNACMALGRLGTDRCHVLLIVDEAQNYLSQKVFARGMRRVFAEGRKFGVDCLAITQQLAGQGGDMIDMTVRRMVSVLVVCPMDEEAERQRVMRTWPELRDPGILAFPDPATGRPGEYMVRDRGSRRAVLVRVDSAGRRFAVPLSGSPSPPRAA, from the coding sequence ATGAAGGACCGGCGCGCGTACCACTGGCTGATCCTGGGGGGGACCGGATCGGGCAAGACGTTCACGGCTCGCCAGATCGTCAGGCAGTACGTGCGTAAGCCCGACTTCGTGGTGATCGTCAACAGCTCCTCTCAACTTGCCGAGTTCGCCCGGCGGCGCGTCGTGGTGGACATGTCGGCCCTAGATCGGGACTGGACGCCCCGTGAACTGGCAGCCACCATCCGGCAACACGGCGCGGTCCACTTCGAGGTCTCGCCCGGTGCCGATCCCAAGCGGCTGCAAGCCTGGATGGACGCCCTAGGGAATGCGTGCATGGCCCTCGGCAGACTGGGGACTGACCGCTGCCACGTCCTCCTGATCGTGGACGAGGCACAGAACTACCTCTCTCAAAAGGTGTTTGCGCGCGGGATGCGCCGCGTCTTCGCCGAGGGGCGAAAGTTCGGGGTGGACTGCCTCGCCATTACTCAGCAGCTCGCCGGGCAGGGCGGGGACATGATCGACATGACCGTGCGCCGCATGGTGTCCGTCCTCGTGGTGTGCCCGATGGACGAGGAGGCCGAACGTCAGCGCGTGATGCGGACGTGGCCCGAGCTGCGGGACCCCGGCATCCTCGCCTTCCCCGACCCCGCCACCGGTCGTCCTGGTGAGTACATGGTGCGCGACCGGGGCAGCCGTCGCGCCGTCCTGGTGCGCGTGGACAGTGCCGGACGCCGCTTCGCCGTGCCTCTGTCGGGCAGCCCGTCCCCCCCACGGGCCGCCTAA